One window of the Patescibacteria group bacterium genome contains the following:
- a CDS encoding thermonuclease family protein — protein sequence MDLNRLFSGKTVERIFKKNPLLFLVVIIILVASGGIRLLDNNQPENTNINVGEETEFIDPAIYERGDEFKAIIDRVVDGDTIALSDNTKVRVLGIDTPETKDPRKPVQCFGQEAADKMQQLVLGREVTFISDNTQSNRDEYDRLLRYLYLGGEDVGALLVKEGYAYAYLAYPTIKTDEYKILENNAREKGLGLWSSETCNGLSDLADN from the coding sequence ATGGATTTGAATCGTTTATTTTCTGGAAAAACAGTAGAACGAATTTTCAAAAAAAATCCTCTGCTGTTTTTGGTTGTAATTATTATTCTAGTTGCATCAGGCGGAATAAGATTATTGGATAATAATCAGCCGGAAAATACTAATATTAATGTTGGAGAAGAAACTGAATTTATTGATCCGGCAATTTATGAAAGAGGGGATGAATTTAAGGCGATAATTGATCGGGTTGTTGATGGTGACACGATTGCATTATCGGACAATACCAAAGTGCGGGTTCTGGGGATTGATACGCCGGAAACAAAAGATCCCAGAAAACCAGTCCAGTGTTTTGGGCAGGAAGCTGCAGATAAGATGCAACAACTGGTGTTAGGCAGGGAGGTCACTTTTATATCAGACAATACTCAATCTAATCGGGACGAATACGACAGACTGCTTCGGTATCTTTATCTTGGCGGTGAAGATGTCGGCGCACTATTAGTAAAAGAAGGTTACGCATACGCTTATCTTGCGTACCCAACAATTAAAACTGATGAATATAAAATTCTGGAAAACAATGCCAGAGAAAAAGGACTGGGGTTATGGTCCAGTGAAACATGTAACGGGTTGTCAGATCTAGCAGATAATTAA